CGTACAGCCGGGGGCGGTAAACACCACCTCCAGCTCCCCAAATTGTTCGCTGTGCTCGGGGTCCCGCGTTAAGTGGGCGTCAAACACCAGGATCACCGGGTGCCCCAGGTATCCACAATGATCCGCGATCCGCTCGATCAATACCTCCCGAGCGGCATCCAGCCCAACGCCCTGCAGCCTGGGCGTTTCAGGCCAGGCGCCCAGGATATTATATCCATCCACGAACAGCAGCTCTTCTATTGTCTGTCCGCGCCCCGCCATTATAAACTCCTTTGCCTGGCCGCCTCGCACATCAGCACGGCCGCAGCTACCGACGCATTGAGGGATTCGATCTTCCCTTTCATCGGTATCGAAGCGACAAAGTCGCAGTTCTTTTTCAGCAGCTGAGAGATGCCCTGCCCTTCTCCCCCCACCACCAGGGCGATGGGGCCTTTGAAATCGCACTGATAATAAGGCTGGCCCGACATATCCGCCCCGGTGATCCACACCCCGGCGGATTTCAGCTCTTCAAGCGCTGTATTCAGGTTGGTCACACGGGCCACCGGCAGATACTCCACCGCCCCCGCGGAGGCTTTGGCCACGATAGGGGTCATACCCACCGCACGGCGCTTCGGGATGACGATGCCATGGGCGCCGCAGCATTCCGCCGTGCGCATGATCGAGCCCAAATTATGGGGATCCTCAACGCCGTCCAGCACTACGATAAAGGGGTCTTCCCCCTTTTCTCGGGCTGCGGCTAACATCTCGGCCAAAGTAACATAGTCCCGCACCGCTACAAAGGCTGCAAAGCCCTGATGGCGGCCGCCCATACAGAGTTCATCCAGATGGGCACGCCCCACCTGCTGGATGACGATGCCCACCTCCTTGGCCATGCGCAGCAGCTCCCGAGCGGAACCCTCCATCTCCCCATCGGCAACCAACAGCTTATCAATGGAGCGGCCCGCACGAATCGCCTCGCGCACCGGATTGCGGCCCATCAGCAGATTCTCCGGCAAGCTGCGCTCTTCCACTTCCGCCTCCGTCTGCCGCGCCGGTGCAGGCCTATGTTGTGGTGTCTGGGGCCTTCGGGCATCTCCTTGGACTGCCGGACCGCGCCGGGCGCCCCTGCGCTCCTCCCTAAAGCCGGCCGGCGCCCCGCGCCGCTCTGTACGCCTGCCAGGCGCAGCCCCATATTCCCGGCGGCCGCCCGCCCTGTTCTTATAATCAGCCATCTGCTAATCCCACTTTCTCAATCGCTTTACGCGTTGTTTTTATCTCGAAGCGCCGCCTGACGAAGGCAAACCTGCCCCGCTTGTCCGCAAGACTTTTTACCCTCCGGGCAGGCGCCGCGCACACACCCCGGCCCGGCGTTTGCAAATAACCGCGGTGCAACCTCCATACACTTTTCCAGCATCTGCCACGCCAGCTCTCGGATCTCCCACTGCGCGCGATTGCAACAGCGCAGGGAGAAAAAGTGCATCAGCTCCCGCGCATTCATGGTCATCATGATCTTGGTTTCCGCCGCGTTGGGCATCACAAAGCGCGCGTCCTCGTTGCTCTGTTCGCCCGCATTGCCCAGGGCGTCCACCCATTCGTTGTACCAGCTCTGGATCTGAGCCATCTGGTCGTTAAACCGCTGCTGTGCCTCCGGCCCCAAAGCCGCGATCCGCGGGGGCATGATATAGTTAAAGGTTCCCTCATCCCGCCGCTGCCCCACATACCGCTGGGACTGGACGGAAAAGCTGGCGATACGGTGCCGGGTGATCTGCGCCAGCAGCGCCCGGGATACCCCCTCTATGCCGAAAGTAAAGCTGGCGTGCTCGATCACCGAGGTATGCCCCATCCCCATCAGCCGCTCGATATACCTGCTCTGGTCTTTGGTGGCTACCCCTTGGGCGATGGTATCGATATCCGAGGCGGAATAGCACATCTTCCCCCCCATAGCCACGATCTCGTCCGCATCCTTTGTATAGCGCAGCAGCTCCACATGTAGTTTGACCTGTGCCATCCCTTATTCCTCCTTCGCTGCAGGCTTGTCCTCCTGCCCAGGCTGTAAAATCATCTGTCCAATCTGCGAAAGCCGCTCAAACCGCCCCGCAAGATATAAAAAGCCGATCAGCGCCTCCAATCCTGTCGCCGCACGGTACTCCGTCACATCGGCATTTTTAGGCACGGTAGGGCTTTTGGTATTGCGCCCCCGGCGGTAGACCGCCGCTTCTTCTTCAGAAAGCTCCGGCAACAGCCGGTGCAGCGTATCGCTCTGCGCATGGGCACTGACATAGCCAATGGCCATTTGATGCAGTTTATGGGCAGAGCCGGCATAATGCTCTGCCAGGTAAGTGCGTACCATCAAGTCATATACCGTATCGCCCACATAGGCCAACACCAGCGCATTCATTTGGCGCACTTCGCTTTCAGCCAGCCCCTCTTTTCCGTCAGCGCGCCAAAGCGCCTCCATTCCCTCGTACAATCTATTGGTCCTTCTTTCCGTTTGATCTACCGGCCGATCTCCTTTGCCGTTTCCACTGTAAAGGAGTCCAGCACGCCCTTAAAAATCGCCTCGGCGACCCGATCCTGGTACTGTTCATCTTGAAGCATGGCCTTTTCATCCGGGTTGGATATAAAGCCGCATTCAACAATGACCGAAGGTTGCTCGCCCGCCTTTAACACGTAAAAATCACCCGATTTGACTTCGCGCTTTTTCCACCCGTCCGGGATCAAAGCGTTCAACCGGTCCTGTATGCACTGGGCCAGCGCAGCGCCGCCCTCTGCAGCGCCGCTTTGGTAAAACACCTGCGGCCCGCGTACCGAGGCCGAGGTGTACTTATTCATATGGATGGAAACCATGATGTCCGGCTTCGTATCCTTAATGATCTGCGCTCGGGCGCGCATATCCTTTTGCTTATCGGTTCCCTTGCCGTCCCCGCCCAGGCCTTCGTCCGCCGTCCGGGTCTGTACGACTTTCCAGCCCGCGCTTTCAAATTTAGCCTGCACCTTCAGGGCGATCTGGAGATTGAGCTGCGCTTCCACCACACCGTCGATCCCCACGGCTCCACCGTCAAAACCGCCATGACCCGCATCCAGTACGATGGTCTTGCCCAAATTTAAGCCGATAGCGCTGCGTGCGCTATCGGATAAGGCGATGGATACCGCCGTTACCGCCAGTAGAAAAACGCTGAGGCCCAGCGCGATAAAGGCTTTTTTTGTTAACCGCTTTCCCATGCCAATCCCCCTCCAATGCAAATAGGCTCTTTCTACCCTATTCACATTTAACCCAGGGTTTGACACGATGGCATACTATTTTTTGCGTATACCAAATAAAGTGTGCTTTTATGCGCTCGTTCTATTATACATGATTATGGTTATGTTTTGCTACTTTTTAAAATCTTTTTCATTACACGTGTCCCTATTCGCATAATTGGGGCTTTGTTCCGGCGGCCATTGCTTGGCCCTGCGCGCATCGTGTGGCTTCCTAAAAAATGGCTACTGATTGCACAATAAAGTAGTAAAAAAGGGTTAAGGATTGGGCTCTGTGGAATGTTCTCTAAGCAGCACTATATTTAAAAGGGTTGTTCGATCGGCCGCCGCATTAGAAACAACAGTTGGAAATGGGATCGCTTAGTTATTGTTACTGGTAAGTACGTAGATGTCCCTCTCCAAACAACCGTATTGAAAAAAGCCTGAGCAAAATGCTCCGGCTTTTTATCTATAATTGTTAGTAGTTAAAGAAGGCAAATCGTTTATTACGCCAACTTAAGTTTTTCAACCCCAGACTTTGTCATTTAGCGCAAATCTAACAATTAAGCCGATGTAGCCCTTGTTGCGAATCAAACCCGCCCTTTTATCAGCCCCTATAGCCATCTGCACAGTGTCTGCCTCATGGCACACTGCCTTGTGTGCGCGTTAGTCATTGCCGAGCCGTTCGGCTAATTGCAGATCCGGTACGGCGTTGAGCGTCATATCCATTAGTTCCCCCCGCATCAGGTGCGGGTATGCAGCGCAGCCCCCCATGGCCGCGTTATCGGTGCACAGCACCGGCGGCGGATAAACCGCGCGCAGTCCATTTGCCAGCGCCGCATGTTGCAGCGTTTCGCGCAAAAGGGAGTTACTGGCCACGCCGCCTGCCAGCGCCACGATCCCGATCCCCTCGCGTTTTGCCGCGCGGATGGTCTTGGCGACCAGCACCTCTACCGCAGCCTTTTGGAAGGAGGCCGCCAGGTCGGCCACATCCGGCTGCTCGCCTTTTTGGCTCAGGTTATGCAAAAAATTGATGACCGCTGTTTTCAGCCCGCTAAAGCTGAAGTCGTCGTTATCCTCTTCCATCATAACCCGGGGAAAGTGAAAGGCATCCGGATTGCCTTCTTTGGCGATCTTATCGATCAGCGGCCCACCGGGATAACCTAATCCCAACGCCCGGGCGACCTTATCAAAAGCCTCGCCCACGGCGTCGTCCCGCGTGGCGCCCAGCGTAAGGATACCGCCCTTAGTTACCTTCACCAAGTGACTGTGTCCGCCCGAGGCCACCAGGCAGACAAAGGGCGCGCTCAGATCGGGATGGGCCAGATAGTTGGCGCTGATATGCCCTTCGATGTGGTGCACGCCGATCAGCGGCAGGTCGTGCGCAAAGGCGATGGCCTTTGCCGCCGAAACGGATACCAGCAAGGCCCCCACCAGTCCCGGCCCATAGGCAACCGAAACCGCGTCCAGCCCATCAAAATCCAACCCCGCTTCCTGCAGCGCCGCCGCGATCACCCGCTCCATGGCGAGCACGTGCTGGCGGGAGGCGATCTCCGGCACCACGCCGCCATAGGGCTGGTGCAGCGCGATCTGGCTGTCGATCACATTGCTCAGGATCGTGCGCCCATTTTGAATGACAGCTGCCGCCGTCTCATCACAGGAGGACTCCAGCGCTAAGATGTTCACGTTTTCTTTTTGCATAATGGCCGGCAGCTTTCTGCGCGCCCGCTCCATATAACTCATACTTTATTTAACCTCTTTACGAAATACTTTAGCGCGCATGGCCCAAAAGCCCAGCGCCGCAGTCACCACAAGACCGATGGCCAGCGTGATCACAATGCGGGTAGCCGTCGCCACAAAAAAGGCTTGGGGCACCATTTGAATCAGAATATCCGTGCGCGGGTCCAGTATCCACAGATCATTATTGAAAAACAACAGATGGAACTGGGTAAACACACCGTTAAAGTCGATGGCCAGCGCAATTCCCAAAGCGGCCAGCAGCGCCCCCAGCGCCACGGTAGCCCAAAAGCAGCACCGGCCCAGAATGGGTATCGCCTTTTTCCGCCGCAACGCAATGAGCGCCGCCAGGCTACCTGCCGCCACCGCCAGGGCGATCCCTCTTAAGCGGAAGCCATTGACAAAGAGCACCTGCACATCGACCATATGGGCGCGCTCCCGCTCGTTAAAGACCGGGCGCACCTCGCCCATGATCTCCGCCTGCATGTCCAGCGCCTCCCGCTCCCCACGCAGGTATTCCAGCAACCCG
Above is a genomic segment from Luoshenia tenuis containing:
- the rlmB gene encoding 23S rRNA (guanosine(2251)-2'-O)-methyltransferase RlmB — its product is MEERSLPENLLMGRNPVREAIRAGRSIDKLLVADGEMEGSARELLRMAKEVGIVIQQVGRAHLDELCMGGRHQGFAAFVAVRDYVTLAEMLAAAREKGEDPFIVVLDGVEDPHNLGSIMRTAECCGAHGIVIPKRRAVGMTPIVAKASAGAVEYLPVARVTNLNTALEELKSAGVWITGADMSGQPYYQCDFKGPIALVVGGEGQGISQLLKKNCDFVASIPMKGKIESLNASVAAAVLMCEAARQRSL
- a CDS encoding N-acetylmuramoyl-L-alanine amidase family protein, whose product is MGKRLTKKAFIALGLSVFLLAVTAVSIALSDSARSAIGLNLGKTIVLDAGHGGFDGGAVGIDGVVEAQLNLQIALKVQAKFESAGWKVVQTRTADEGLGGDGKGTDKQKDMRARAQIIKDTKPDIMVSIHMNKYTSASVRGPQVFYQSGAAEGGAALAQCIQDRLNALIPDGWKKREVKSGDFYVLKAGEQPSVIVECGFISNPDEKAMLQDEQYQDRVAEAIFKGVLDSFTVETAKEIGR
- a CDS encoding TIGR01906 family membrane protein; the encoded protein is METLKKIGPALLGCVFALSWLLIVLLTSVEWTAFDRNFYADQYQKGGQAASIGISEEALMEVTDGLLEYLRGEREALDMQAEIMGEVRPVFNERERAHMVDVQVLFVNGFRLRGIALAVAAGSLAALIALRRKKAIPILGRCCFWATVALGALLAALGIALAIDFNGVFTQFHLLFFNNDLWILDPRTDILIQMVPQAFFVATATRIVITLAIGLVVTAALGFWAMRAKVFRKEVK
- a CDS encoding Mini-ribonuclease 3 → MEALWRADGKEGLAESEVRQMNALVLAYVGDTVYDLMVRTYLAEHYAGSAHKLHQMAIGYVSAHAQSDTLHRLLPELSEEEAAVYRRGRNTKSPTVPKNADVTEYRAATGLEALIGFLYLAGRFERLSQIGQMILQPGQEDKPAAKEE
- the thyX gene encoding FAD-dependent thymidylate synthase, yielding MAQVKLHVELLRYTKDADEIVAMGGKMCYSASDIDTIAQGVATKDQSRYIERLMGMGHTSVIEHASFTFGIEGVSRALLAQITRHRIASFSVQSQRYVGQRRDEGTFNYIMPPRIAALGPEAQQRFNDQMAQIQSWYNEWVDALGNAGEQSNEDARFVMPNAAETKIMMTMNARELMHFFSLRCCNRAQWEIRELAWQMLEKCMEVAPRLFANAGPGCVRGACPEGKKSCGQAGQVCLRQAALRDKNNA
- the tsaD gene encoding tRNA (adenosine(37)-N6)-threonylcarbamoyltransferase complex transferase subunit TsaD; the protein is MERARRKLPAIMQKENVNILALESSCDETAAAVIQNGRTILSNVIDSQIALHQPYGGVVPEIASRQHVLAMERVIAAALQEAGLDFDGLDAVSVAYGPGLVGALLVSVSAAKAIAFAHDLPLIGVHHIEGHISANYLAHPDLSAPFVCLVASGGHSHLVKVTKGGILTLGATRDDAVGEAFDKVARALGLGYPGGPLIDKIAKEGNPDAFHFPRVMMEEDNDDFSFSGLKTAVINFLHNLSQKGEQPDVADLAASFQKAAVEVLVAKTIRAAKREGIGIVALAGGVASNSLLRETLQHAALANGLRAVYPPPVLCTDNAAMGGCAAYPHLMRGELMDMTLNAVPDLQLAERLGND